The Tenrec ecaudatus isolate mTenEca1 chromosome 4, mTenEca1.hap1, whole genome shotgun sequence region ATGGGGGGAACTCTGGAAACCACAAGCATGTTTCTCTCCAGGAGACAATGAAGTCATAAATGGGTGCCCCTGCCACACAGGTGCATGTCCTGAACGGACCATTGCCGTGTCCCCTTCGACTTGCTCAGATGGAAAAGCCTGAAGTCAgcaaggagaaggaagggaggaatgAGAAAAGGGATGACGGAAGAGaagtagggggagggagggcacggaaaaaaaattggggggaaggaggaaggaagaggggaggCGGGACACAATGAGGGCCCAGGGCTGTCGGAGAGGCACGGTTCCTGCGGCACGTCCGGCCGGCCGGCCCGCCTCCAGCTAGCCCAGCAGCTGCACGCGGCGCAGCGTGTGGGCGCTGAGTCACTGTCCCAGAACACAGAGCCGCCGTGCAggtctggggggggaggggggaggccggcCCCGGGTGGCATTCTGCAGTTTTTTTTTATTCACTCTCCTCTTATGAAGGCTATGTGCTGACTCCCACGTAGGAGCAGGGTGTACTCGGTTGCACGTCCGCCTGTGGGGTGCGGCGACCGCGTGGAGGCGCTGCGGACTCGCGGATGAGCCCCTGGCCCTCCAGGGAGCACTGGACTGGCCTTGGGGACCAAGTCCGGCTGTGGTCTCCCAGAGGAGGTGTCGCCACGCTTTGCTGGGGCAGCTTCTGACTTTAACTCCCGGGCAACCTGGGGGAACTCACCCTTTCCCCCCttcgtccccccacccccacccctggcttcacccccccaccccaccccaccccaggcttAAGGGAGGAGGCTGCCCCAACTCTCTCGGGCGCATGTTCCTTCTCTGTGCGGGGTGCCTGCAGCAACTCCATAATTGGGGCGCTGTTGGGAAACCGGGAGGGTCCCTGTTTGCTGCTGCTTTAGGGCCGACCCGGGCCGACCTCGGTGGCCTTGGCGAAGCCCTGACCACACCCTAGGCACACGCTCCGCACACCCGGCGTGGACAGCTGACCTCGTGACCCGCTCACCCCCAGAGGTCCGGTGCCCACAGGGCAATGCTGTGGGCGTTGCTCTCGCATCTGCGAGGCGggaaccaccacccccccccccttgctcAGGAGCCTGTGCTAACAGCACGAGGGCATCCACCCCCAGACCCTGGAGCCAAGAAGGAGCCGGCGGCAGAGATACGACAGTTTATTGGTTTGCTATTTCGCGTATCACCCATTTACCAGTCTCTGCTTTCCACACGCACAGACACAAGACCTACACAGCCAACAATGTTACACCTCACCGAGACATTCTATGAAAACATGGGGAGGGAGTAAATACGGTTGCTTTAAAATGCCCTTAATACAATATACACCGTACAAAAATAGCTCTATATTGGGAGTTAGGAAACACGTTAACAACCACAAACTTAAATAGTGATAGTGACCTCTGTATGTACAACACGCATTGCACTTTTCCTCTCTAGGTTTTGGGAAGTTCAAGTAATCGCAAGGCTCGTGCCCGATGGATGGGGTGACTCCCCTTGAGAAACCAGTTTGTGGGCGAGCGGGCATGGCAATGGCTCAGACCCCTGCCCTGGAGGCTCTGCGTTTTTCGTTCTCAGTTTCTCCTCTCGGAGAGCCTGGGATTCCTcagcaccctcccacccccccgcccccgggtGTGGGCTAGGGGAGGGGCGAGGCCAGAtccaggtgaaaggagcccaagaGGAAAAGCGGCCCCTGCGAAGCCAGGACTCGCTGCCAGACGGGGCCTCCTCGGCTGGGGTCTTTGCGGAATGGTCTCAGTCCCTAGTGGGCTGCCTGGCTGGCGCGGCGGTTCGCTGCGGCTCCTGGCGCTTACAGCCCGAGGAGGGCAGTAACGACTTGCTCCCGGGAGGCTGGAGCGCTGCGTGCCTGCCGGTCCAGGGACGGCCAAGTCCAGCCTGGGGCCTGACCCGGGCCAGCCTGGGTCAGCGAACGCCGACGCCGGCGCCCGTAGCCCTGGGGGCTGATTTTGTTTCTGGGGGCAGTGCCGTCCTTGTCCTTGTCTGTTAGCTGGTAGATCTGGTGCGCCAACTTCTGCACCGTGCAGGTTCCGAAGCGGCAGCCGAAGCTTCGCAGGCCCTGGAAGTTGTTCATTGACTGGCGGTAGCGTTTGACTCGGATGCGGGAGGCGTCCGGATTGCTGGGGAGAGGAAGGCTGAGATGAACCCCCCATCAAGGAGGGCTTTGGCCCCAAGCCACAGAGACGAGACTAAGCCCCCGAGAAATGGCTTCCCCCATCTGAGCTGTAGTGCAGCCGGGACTCTCCCTTGGCGGGAGAGTCCTCCGCGCCTAAACCCGCCGCTCCCTAAGAGGCACCCAGCGTCGAGTACCTGGTCTGGAGGCTGGCAGCGTTGTCCTTGACTTCCTGGAGCTGCACGAGGGTCTGAACTGGCGTGTCCTTCACAGCACCGAGAGCGGAGGAAGAGCTGCTGGCCACCTGCAGGTCCCTTTTCCCACGACTTAGAGTCCacttattccatctggagaacacAAACAGACCACATTTGCTTGCGTCTCAGCATGGTCCTGGCCCTCGCCCGGCGTTCGACCCCCGTGGCGATCCCCCACCAGGGCGGTCCCTGCCCTCAATCATTCCCCAGCCAGTTTGCCTGGTCTGCCAGGTCCGAGGGCTGCGGGAAGGGCTTCCCCGAACTCACTTCTTTCGGAATTCCGACGCCACGTCGAGTCGCGCGGCTTCTGCGCCTAAGAAGGCGAGCGAGCCCAAGTACACCAGGGCAAATGGCACCAGTTTCATCCTGGCGGCGGCTGCTGGGCGCAGACCCTGGGGAGAGAGGACAGAGCGAAAAGCCAAGGTGAGCACCCAGCCAGAGCCAGCTGgcgaggcggggagggagggagggtggagggtggagggccaGCCCGGCGGATCAGCTCCGCTCTGCTGGGCTCAGCCGCTTATCTCCCAGGGGCGCAGAGAGCGCCAACGGGGCGTTTGCGCGG contains the following coding sequences:
- the ADM gene encoding pro-adrenomedullin isoform X2, with translation MKLVPFALVYLGSLAFLGAEAARLDVASEFRKKWNKWTLSRGKRDLQVASSSSSALGAVKDTPVQTLVQLQEVKDNAASLQTSNPDASRIRVKRYRQSMNNFQGLRSFGCRFGTCTVQKLAHQIYQLTDKDKDGTAPRNKISPQGYGRRRRRSLTQAGPGQAPGWTWPSLDRQARSAPASREQVVTALLGL
- the ADM gene encoding pro-adrenomedullin isoform X1 gives rise to the protein MKLVPFALVYLGSLAFLGAEAARLDVASEFRKKWNKWTLSRGKRDLQVASSSSSALGAVKDTPVQTLVQLQEVKDNAASLQTSLPLPSNPDASRIRVKRYRQSMNNFQGLRSFGCRFGTCTVQKLAHQIYQLTDKDKDGTAPRNKISPQGYGRRRRRSLTQAGPGQAPGWTWPSLDRQARSAPASREQVVTALLGL